The proteins below come from a single Chelmon rostratus isolate fCheRos1 chromosome 12, fCheRos1.pri, whole genome shotgun sequence genomic window:
- the scinlb gene encoding scinderin like b has product MTEASLTSAAPVDQSARSVLHSQTRCQPEHSLLLLLLPLYYTLKHKPAPLSAHSHISSLRQRLRSSLLCDSSCKLAIMVSHKEFVGAGKQPGLQVWRIENLDLKPVPKALHGSFYTGDAYLLLFTTSAPSYNIHMWLGDECSQDECGAAAIFATQLDDFLGGGPVQYREVQNNESNTFLGYFKSGIKYQKGGVASGFQHVVTNDMNVKRLLHIKGRRAIRATEVDMAWSCFNKGDCFIVDLGKDIYQWCGSECNRFERLKASELAIRIRDDERNGRAKLHIVEEGEEPAAVIEALGPKSAIAPSTPDDDKVDSSNRKKGALYMISDASGSMKVTSVAPSSPFKQAMLSPEECYILDNGVDRNIFVWKGPKANMSERKAAMSAGQQFIKDKGYSSKTQIQVLPAGGETTLFKQFFCDWRDKDQTTGPSKAYTIGRIAKVEQVPFDASTLHTNRAMAAQHGMVDDGKGKVQIWRVENGEKVAVDPSSYGHFYGGDCYLILYSYRQGGREQHIIYTWQGLKCTQDELAASAFLTVKLDDSMGGSPVQVRVTQGQEPPHLMSLFQGKPMIIHSGGTSRKGGQSQAGSTRLFHIRQSSSQATRAVEVEASASNLNTNDVFVLKSPSALFVWRGVGASDEEMGAAKHVTSFLGGSASQVSEGKEPADFWSALGGKKEYQSSKSLQNVVTSPRLFGCSNKTGRLTVEEVPGDFTQSDLATDDVMLLDTGDQIFLWVGNDANAEERNGAPKIAKEYVDSDPSGRRGLPITTIKQGAEPPTFTGWFQAWDPKMWETDPLDRIRARF; this is encoded by the exons ATGACAGAAGCATCTctcacctctgctgctcctgtcgACCAATCAGCGCGCTCCGTCCTGCACAGCCAGACCCGCTGCCAGCCTGaacactccctcctcctcctcctcctccccctctacTACACATTAAAGCACAAACCCGCTCCGCTCTCAGCCCACTCCCACATCTCCAGCCTCCGTCAGCGCCTCCGCTCCTCTCTCCTGTGCGATTCATCTTGCAAACT agCCATCATGGTTTCCCATAAGGAGTTCGTGGGTGCAGGAAAGCAGCCGGGGCTGCAGGTGTGGCGCATCGAGAACTTGGACTTGAAGCCGGTTCCTAAGGCCCTGCATGGCAGCTTCTATACTGGGGACGCCTACCTGCTGCTCTTCACCACCTCAGCCCCTTCATACAACATACACATGTGGCTGG GAGATGAGTGTTCCCAGGATGAGTGTGGAGCGGCGGCCATCTTTGCCACACAGCTGGATGACTTCCTGGGCGGTGGGCCGGTGCAGTACAGGGAGGTGCAGAACAACGAATCCAACACCTTTCTGGGGTACTTCAAGTCAGGAATCAAGTACCAG aaAGGGGGCGTGGCCTCAGGTTTTCAGCATGTGGTGACCAATGACATGAACGTGAAGCGCCTGCTGCATATCAAGGGTCGGAGGGCTATCAGAGCCACAGAGGTGGACATGGCCTGGTCCTGCTTCAACAAGGGAGACTGCTTCATTGTTGACTTGGGCAAG GACATCTATCAATGGTGTGGCAGCGAGTGCAACCGTTTTGAGAGGCTGAAGGCCTCTGAGCTCGCCATCCGCATCAGAGACGATGAGCGAAACGGCAGAGCCAAACTGCACATAGTGGAGGAAGGGGAAGAGCCGGCAGCAGTCATAGAG GCTCTGGGACCAAAATCCGCCATCGCCCCGAGCACTCCGGATGATGACAAGGTGGACAGCTCCAACAGGAAGAAGGGTGCCCTCTACATG ATCTCTGATGCAAGTGGTTCGATGAAGGTGACCAGCGTGGCTCCATCCAGTCCCTTCAAACAGGCCATGCTGTCTCCCGAGGAGTGCTACATCCTGGACAACGGCGTGGACAGGAACATCTTTGTTTGGAAAG GTCCCAAAGCCAACATGTCAGAGCGTAAAGCAGCCATGTCAGCAGGTCAGCAGTTCATCAAAGACAAGGGCTACTCCAGTAAGACACAG ATCCAAGTGCTTCCTGCCGGAGGTGAGACGACTCTGTTTAAGCAGTTCTTCTGTGACTGGAGAGACAAAGACCAGACTACAGGCCCCAGTAAGGCCTACACCATCGGCCGCATAGCCAAAGTGGAGCAGGTGCCCTTCGATGCCTCCACCCTGCACACCAACAGGGCCATGGCAGCCCAGCATGGCATGGTGGATGATGGCAAAGGCAAGGTCCAG ATTTGGCGTGTTGAGAATGGTGAAAAGGTGGCTGTGGATCCCTCCTCCTATGGTCACTTCTATGGTGGAGACTGTTACCTCATCCTCTACAGCTACAGACAGGGAGGCCGCGAGCAGCACATCATATACACCTG GCAGGGCCTGAAGTGCACACAGGATGAGCTGGCAGCCTCTGCGTTCCTCACGGTGAAGCTCGATGACTCAATGGGAGGATCCCCGGTTCAG GTGAGAGTGACGCAGGGCCAGGAGCCTCCACACCTGATGAGCCTGTTCCAGGGCAAACCCATGATCATTCACAGCGGAGGGACGTCACGCAAAGGTGGACAGTCGCAGGCCGGCAGCACTCGCCTCTTCCACATCAGGCAGAGCTCGTCCCAGGCTACCCGTGCCGTGGAG GTCGAAGCCTCTGCTTCCAATCTGAACACCAACGACGTGTTTGTGCTGAAATCCCCGAGCGCCTTGTTTGTCTGGCGGGGCGTGGGTGCCAGTGATGAGGAGATGGGGGCTGCCAAGCATGTGACAAGCTTCCTGGGTGGCAGTGCCAGCCAGGTGTCAGAGGGCAAGGAACCAG CTGATTTCTGGTCTGCTCTCGGTGGCAAGAAGGAGTACCAGAGCTCCAAGAGTCTGCAGAACGTGGTCACTTCCCCACGTCTGTTTGGCTGCTCCAACAAAACTGGAAGACTTACC GTTGAAGAAGTACCAGGAGACTTCACTCAGTCAGACCTGgccactgatgatgtcatgctCCTGGATACTGGAGATCAG ATCTTCCTTTGGGTCGGCAATGATGCTAATGCAGAGGAAAGGAATGGAGCTCCCAAAATAG CTAAAGAGTATGTGGACTCAGACCCTTCTGGTCGCAGAGGACTGCCCATCACCACCATCAAACAGGGAGCAGAGCCTCCAACTTTCACTGGCTGGTTCCAGGCTTGGGATCCTAAGATGTGGGAGACAGACCCATTGGACAGAATCCGCGCTCGTTTCTGA